One part of the Halopenitus persicus genome encodes these proteins:
- a CDS encoding DUF7525 family protein produces the protein MSEGATESDVGLGVGLACATVAAIAAIVLFAGPTQMLSAAGFGVAMMAAVLSVGAFHLFE, from the coding sequence ATGAGCGAGGGAGCCACCGAATCGGACGTCGGATTGGGAGTCGGACTGGCCTGTGCCACGGTCGCCGCGATCGCCGCGATCGTACTGTTTGCGGGGCCGACACAGATGCTCAGCGCGGCCGGCTTCGGCGTGGCGATGATGGCCGCCGTGTTGTCGGTGGGCGCGTTTCACCTCTTCGAGTGA
- a CDS encoding DUF7123 family protein: protein MTKYTEEERRILAYLHDSASRGEQYLRSKTIADAIGLTAKQVGSRLPNLAEKSEEVDIEKWGRARSTTWRVSRSTA, encoded by the coding sequence ATGACCAAGTATACGGAGGAAGAACGTCGGATCCTCGCTTACCTCCACGATAGCGCGTCCCGGGGCGAACAGTACCTTCGCTCGAAGACGATCGCCGACGCTATCGGACTCACCGCCAAGCAGGTCGGCAGCCGCCTGCCGAACCTGGCGGAGAAGTCGGAGGAGGTCGACATCGAAAAGTGGGGTCGAGCACGGTCGACCACGTGGCGCGTCTCGCGATCGACGGCCTGA
- a CDS encoding CoxG family protein — MTVRVSRTFTFEAAPEDVWSFIADPGKRASVISVVESYDVHDDRHATWHLRLPIPVIRSTIDVETREVERDPPNRVKFVGRSRAFRVTGEHTIVEEDGTSRLENEFVVEGRLPGVERFFERNFEAEIENLERALHEDVATGATD; from the coding sequence ATGACGGTCCGTGTCTCGCGGACGTTCACGTTCGAGGCCGCCCCCGAGGACGTCTGGTCGTTCATCGCCGACCCGGGCAAGCGGGCCAGCGTCATCAGCGTCGTCGAGTCCTACGACGTCCACGACGACCGGCACGCGACGTGGCACCTCCGCCTGCCGATTCCGGTGATTCGATCGACGATCGACGTCGAGACGAGGGAGGTCGAGCGTGACCCGCCCAACCGCGTGAAGTTCGTCGGCCGATCGCGGGCGTTCCGCGTCACCGGGGAACACACGATCGTCGAGGAGGACGGCACGAGCCGCCTCGAGAACGAGTTCGTCGTCGAGGGACGGCTCCCCGGCGTCGAGCGGTTCTTCGAGCGCAACTTCGAGGCCGAGATCGAGAACCTCGAGCGAGCGCTCCACGAGGACGTCGCCACGGGCGCGACAGACTGA
- a CDS encoding carbon-nitrogen family hydrolase: MTDTRSTRLACVQLDIDGGNVEANLTRALEAVDEAAANGADLIALPELFDVGYFAFESYQRAAVSLASDRLDRFAERARRHGVAVLAGTVIEDLGASAADGIDVPTESGLANAAVLFDSSGTRRLVYRKHHLFGYGSAESERLEPGERVDVAEIGPFTVGVTTCYDLRFPELYRQLLDAGADLVLVPSAWPYPRVEHWKTLPRSRAIENLSYVAAINGSGTFESGDQLVGRTTVYDPWGTPVAACDDAPETVMADLDPDRVAAVREEFPALGDRRIE; the protein is encoded by the coding sequence ATGACCGACACACGATCCACCCGACTGGCGTGCGTACAGCTCGACATCGACGGCGGCAACGTCGAGGCGAACCTCACACGCGCCCTCGAGGCGGTCGACGAGGCGGCCGCGAACGGGGCCGACCTGATCGCCCTTCCCGAGCTGTTCGACGTCGGGTACTTCGCCTTCGAGTCGTACCAGCGCGCCGCCGTGAGCCTCGCGTCCGACCGCCTCGACCGGTTCGCCGAGCGCGCGCGCCGCCACGGCGTCGCCGTCCTCGCCGGCACGGTCATCGAGGATCTCGGGGCCTCCGCGGCGGACGGGATCGACGTGCCCACGGAGTCGGGGCTCGCGAACGCCGCGGTCCTGTTCGACTCGTCCGGGACGCGCCGACTCGTCTACCGGAAGCACCACCTGTTCGGCTACGGGTCGGCCGAGTCGGAGCGGCTCGAGCCCGGCGAACGGGTCGACGTCGCGGAGATCGGACCGTTCACCGTCGGCGTCACCACGTGTTACGACCTTCGGTTCCCCGAGCTCTACCGTCAACTCCTGGACGCGGGCGCGGACCTCGTCCTGGTGCCGAGCGCGTGGCCCTATCCCCGCGTTGAACACTGGAAGACGCTGCCGCGAAGCCGGGCGATCGAGAACCTCTCGTACGTCGCGGCGATCAACGGCAGCGGAACCTTCGAGAGCGGCGACCAACTCGTCGGACGGACCACGGTGTACGACCCGTGGGGGACTCCCGTCGCCGCCTGTGACGACGCCCCGGAGACCGTGATGGCCGACCTCGATCCCGACCGCGTCGCCGCGGTCCGCGAGGAGTTCCCCGCGCTCGGCGACCGCCGGATCGAGTGA